One genomic segment of Centropristis striata isolate RG_2023a ecotype Rhode Island chromosome 13, C.striata_1.0, whole genome shotgun sequence includes these proteins:
- the tcf20 gene encoding transcription factor 20 isoform X2 — protein MQNFSNSPAPPSLPPGFSGRGGGGTPYPPQPADQISPRMTDDYAGMQQQSLHRGHHHPSQASHMLAYSARNRGAVEAPPTQGNIHSGNTNNPYRKDAMDYYFSMGGKDRHRRGGMAYGAGFGYPHIDGHIPHQYRHAGSGSAPASSLMSPYPVDYGSSTGSGGGAGAGAFSPSHQYNMSQNAAMQSVPGSQMQHRQLGQTFPAVHHGQQHRSYPHSGHRMTPQYPHYSPQGGAATGSSGMYSPPPQRYLDGAASTGFDPKVNSSPSVNSSSNSVSSSVAANNVGPMENVQQSYHASNYPGYSPQTLSLHKQATLQHRNSQHNLGVGYDNSLKMQHQGPSPGSVYAKHLQASNPSIPQAASQEIAKSPMHPNAQQTQINQNFSPISNPSPAASAVHSPSCSSSPSPLMGVSEVHGNPSGHGPSHPPTSNPRSSHGQGRLLQTMPQLSPTPNSNSSISSCGSSGSHKAHNMSAVGGSSHTPTGRNKLGPGTGMGSRDDGSSIYSSSTLDKMQDAGLNSLNALSSQVANLPNTVQHMLLTDSVLSQKKGKDVGQIQQATHGMPPSQPRSRNASAASSTSTVKDGSALGIGDGAILDVGADEDSSAGGSSGTKVEREEQFSEGEHGRVRQMSGASSGSEPTSYHPPSQIQTVKSVTSDLPLKEPNVSETKANEAHIPSSSPSPSFGCQSSETGPTSHSTPPVSSSPSSTSSSVPPPQPNCVSEPGLTYNDHRGGHRRTAEIKNEVIKNESEGTVDKVEKGGSQMQRDRDANSQNCQDKENRLHTASRLHSNEREEKHTSEEQQSASSVGVIVSARSEGSLTEKSKHPQDNCIEDKHSFLRESSSHNGEEGVDLTLYSSIHQKSNFGRPQNPPQSGPHKYGYPESTYGSDLSMKNRGRAGPAGVMESNSRYLGYQQSQAGYGPVHSKYAGSVAEALVKRGQGAGAKGHEDSSQQFPSLLQEVLQGYNLDRRYGRPEQAFPAHLQVQQQFQTRHPYGITEASAHSGQMGSSGKPPHPNQRQGSEPDFTTDAQPSVKSEASITKILQNAEKTEVGVSQSHLTQATEPQQPPTKHINLADYSLPQRKALSNVSTPSSAVQELLLQEPEPLTGSIGQTESQKSSGSILAPSERRSVICDVSPNRRSTPERDRESDREREREKSQSGASVIQQPFSSPAAANDLSKKDIGEKQVVKMETATKEAGPDAANLQTDHHGSGGANEADIEYHSKSVHSSVVMNADPYRRGNVDILPSHSLSTNPLSSPSRHQSYLHGVDLSTGSGSSFPGYRFGDAREGNMMPRSNPHFPPHHPYHNLSPQAPSTNKLQMYPHPRGPPHHPHDMSDWVKAMNRPSKELMLQPGSSPGRHKVSQSEQRQRMIPQTDLPGEPTKTSLHHQSAFFDLKMWESTHSGREGARMIEGDSFYRTQPPPPPPPPPLPPPAPVASHLPVPPQMTHGQNAAEPEVSRGVVEEAKHPCPPPPPSSTKPPADVNSTQPQVQRQTKAGGSGDTNPLILRRRVRSFISPIPAKRQLQAATNSHHSPGAQSESSHHNEDDSSSSDIPCPRLSSPLPGENTYSQPLSPSSSNTKALPSRKGRGLKLEAIVQKITPNIKKPAGHVDDESNHYPGFSHSEIPPFNDSQDQDLAYFPRVAGGDDSYMDESHSLNDMIPFRGVDETGPLPPSAYPCDPHQTSQTIKQDFDFGLGAAVASASGDKEDFALLGPLPPPPPLPRPVQDSPPPSSSALSDIQHFTNTYQQLETRRGEQSAATLLRQKLQESGMGFDDYPGSDYYGATPPHHSQGHMLNRQHQMTSGRSSLSPQDSKLSESSVPKGYFPSGKKKGRPVGSVNKQKRAQSQGQTQGQGPPQAQAQSTAQSAPPAPLTPTPAAATTPPLVPTTSSTPPPAAPPLTENKSTPPLTPPILTQVVKVDVESEDTQPEIQVKPARRRRRGVKDENEPLEARGRQRRRRRGAAAPTAPPVAKDDPDTPLGPGGSPGTNRVCVDPNRKGPFVPHIHVENKIPEIGAVCTIVNAEEEKMKGERSAVGAKAGGSGIDSLLTSALSSQLSRRDRESEKRETDEVETTLQSGKALPSSGFVVSGPVITETNHSGRLLCCLCQKWANYKHLGDLYGPFYPAEYAAKLPKNQPQIRQCQPTTGTNKTGPNSDTSSNAVSAIQDTQTQESQLTKPPAESDYAISLDSNPVPLPTTVRTAPTAGGEEMMMHMTGKFSNTASSSSSSSSSYTSKTTSLTWDMNLDIRPIPMLKREPDLQTDQPQIQQQLQQPTDEAQQRPQHRKLTSHPRFKRRHKSSEDSPRMVPSNSKASLPFQPPPPALDSLGPLAQLAQLPQMPLDPEELWVHEGCIVWTSGIYLVNGRLYGLQEALDGARETCCSYCEMVGSTLGCYSKGCTLRYHYLCAMEADCSLNEDNYSLRCPKHKFTQSIRPAKSVYLEQSERG, from the exons ATGCAGAATTTTTCTAACAGCCCGGCTCCCCCTTCTCTCCCCCCGGGGTTTAGTGGAAGGGGTGGAGGGGGAACTCCGTATCCCCCTCAGCCAGCAGACCAGATCTCCCCAAGGATGACAGATGATTACGCAGGGATGCAACAGCAGAGCCTGCACAGAGGCCATCACCACCCCAGTCAAGCCAGCCACATGCTTGCTTACAGTGCTAGAAACAGAGGGGCTGTGGAGGCACCGCCAACACAGGGTAACATTCACAGCGGCAACACTAACAACCCTTACAGGAAGGACGccatggattattatttttcaatggGTGGAAAGGACAGGCATAGAAGAGGCGGCATGGCTTACGGGGCAGGGTTTGGGTACCCTCATATCGATGGACATATACCTCACCAGTACCGGCATGCTGGATCTGGCTCTGCACCAGCATCTAGCCTGATGTCACCATATCCAGTAGACTATGGCTCCAGTACTGGTTCAGGTGGAGGTGCTGGTGCTGGAGCCTTCTCTCCTTCTCATCAGTACAATATGAGTCAGAATGCTGCAATGCAGTCAGTGCCAGGTTCTCAGATGCAGCACCGCCAGCTTGGACAAACCTTCCCGGCTGTCCACCACGGACAGCAGCATAGAAGCTATCCGCACTCTGGGCACAGAATGACCCCTCAGTACCCGCACTACTCGCCACAGGGTGGAGCAGCCACAGGGTCATCAGGAATGTACAGCCCCCCTCCACAGAGATATCTCGACGGGGCTGCTAGCACGGGGTTCGATCCCAAAGTCAACAGTTCTCCTAGTGTCAACTCCAGTTCAAACTCAGTCTCCAGTTCAGTTGCTGCTAACAATGTGGGGCCAATGGAGAATGTTCAACAGAGTTACCATGCTTCAAATTATCCTGGATATTCCCCACAGACACTTTCACTTCACAAGCAAGCCACACTACAGCACCGCAACTCACAGCACAATTTAGGGGTAGGTTATGACAACTCTCTCAAGATGCAGCACCAGGGCCCCTCTCCAGGCTCTGTATATGCTAAACATCTGCAAGCATCCAATCCCAGTATACCTCAAGCAGCATCTCAAGAAATAGCCAAATCCCCAATGCATCCCAATGCCCAACAAACCCAAATTAACCAAAACTTTAGCCCCATATCAAACCCCTCACCAGCTGCCTCGGCAGTGCATTCCCCAAGTTGTAGCTCCTCTCCTTCCCCTTTGATGGGTGTCTCAGAGGTACATGGAAACCCCTCAGGTCATGGTCCATCACATCCTCCAACATCAAACCCCCGTAGCAGCCATGGTCAAGGTAGATTACTGCAGACCATGCCACAGTTAAGTCCCACACCCAACTCGAATAGCAGCATCAGTAGTTGTGGTAGCAGTGGCAGTCATAAAGCTCACAACATGAGCGCAGTTGGAGGGAGCAGTCATACTCCAACAGGCCGCAACAAATTGGGTCCAGGCACAGGAATGGGGTCGCGAGACGATGGCTCCTCTATTTATTCATCGTCCACACTTGACAAAATGCAGGATGCTGGCCTGAATAGTCTTAATGCCTTGAGCTCACAAGTAGCCAATTTACCAAACACAGTTCAACACATGCTTCTCACCGACTCTGTGCTTTCACAGAAGAAGGGGAAAGATGTGGGGCAGATACAACAGGCGACACATGGCATGCCCCCATCGCAACCAAGGAGTCGAAATGCAAGTGCAGCCTCAAGCACTAGCACGGTTAAAGATGGAAGTGCATTGGGGATTGGTGATGGTGCCATCTTAGATGTCGGTGCTGATGAAGACTCCTCAGCTGGAGGCTCATCGGGGACCAAAGTGGAGCGTGAGGAGCAGTTTTCAGAAGGGGAACATGGGAGAGTGAGGCAGATGAGTGGTGCAAGCAGCGGATCTGAACCAACTAGCTATCACCCTCCCTCTCAAATTCAAACAGTTAAATCAGTCACCTCTGATTTGCCGTTAAAAGAACCAAATGTTTCCgaaacaaaagcaaatgaaGCTCACATTCCCTCTTCATCACCATCTCCATCATTCGGATGTCAATCATCAGAGACTGGTCCAACTTCGCATTCAACACCTCCAGTTTCCTCATCCCCCTcatccacctcctccagtgttcCTCCACCGCAGCCAAATTGTGTCTCAGAGCCTGGTCTAACATATAATGACCACAGAGGTGGCCATAGAAGgacagcagaaataaaaaatgaagtaatCAAAAATGAAAGTGAAGGCACAGTTGACAAAGTGGAGAAAGGCGGTAGCCAAATGCAGCGAGATAGAGACGCCAATTCACAAAATTGTCAGGACAAAGAAAACAGGTTGCACACTGCATCGAGATTACACAGTAATGAGAGGGAAGAAAAGCACACATCTGAGGAACAGCAAAGTGCCAGTAGTGTTGGTGTGATTGTTTCAGCTCGGTCTGAAGGAAGTCTCACTGAAAAAAGCAAGCATCCCCAAGACAACTGTATAGAAGACAAGCATTCTTTCTTAAGAGAGTCAAGCAGTCATAACGGGGAAGAAGGTGTAGATCTGACTTTGTATTCCTCTATTCACCAGAAATCTAATTTCGGACGGCCTCAAAATCCTCCCCAGTCTGGACCACATAAATATGGCTACCCTGAATCAACATATGGCTCAGATTTGTCAATGAAAAACAGAGGGAGGGCTGGCCCAGCGGGTGTAATGGAATCAAATTCCAGATACTTAGGGTACCAACAGTCACAAGCTGGTTACGGCCCTGTGCATTCAAAGTATGCTGGGTCTGTAGCAGAGGCTTTGGTGAAGAGAGGGCAAGGCGCAGGGGCTAAAGGTCATGAAGATAGTTCACAGCAGTTTCCAAGCCTTTTACAAGAAGTACTTCAAGGTTACAATTTAGATAGACGCTATGGCAGACCAGAGCAGGCATTCCCTGCTCATCTTCAAGTCCAGCAACAGTTTCAAACAAGACACCCGTACGGCATAACTGAGGCATCGGCTCATTCTGGACAAATGGGGAGTTCTGGAAAGCCGCCACATCCAAACCAGAGGCAAGGAAGTGAGCCAGATTTTACTACAGATGCTCAGCCCTCAGTGAAGTCAGAAGCATCCATCACTAAGATTTTACAAAATGCTGAGAAAACTGAAGTGGGTGTGTCCCAGAGCCATTTAACACAGGCTACAGAGCCTCAGCAGCCCCCAACAAAACATATAAACTTAGCTGACTACTCTCTGCCACAGAGAAAAGCGTTATCTAATGTGTCCACTCCATCCTCTGCTGTGCAGGAGCTCCTTTTGCAAGAGCCAGAGCCGCTCACAGGCAGCATTGGTCAAACAGAGTCTCAAAAATCATCAGGCTCCATATTAGCCCCATCAGAGCGCCGCTCTGTCATCTGTGATGTGTCGCCAAACCGACGCAGTACACCAGAGAGGGACAGggaaagtgacagagagagagagcgggagaaAAGTCAGAGTGGAGCCTCTGTGATTCAACAGCCATTTTCCTCTCCAGCAGCAGCCAATGATCTGAGTAAAAAGGATATTGGAGAGAAACAAGTGGTGAAAATGGAAACGGCAACAAAAGAGGCAGGCCCAGACGCTGCAAATTTACAAACTGATCATCACGGCAGTGGTGGAGCTAATGAGGCTGATATAGAGTATCATTCCAAGTCTGTTCATTCATCTGTTGTAATGAATGCTGACCCCTATAGGCGAGGTAATGTTGATATCTTGCCTTCTCACTCTTTGAGCACCAACCCTTTATCTTCACCTTCAAGGCATCAGTCCTATCTTCATGGTGTTGATTTGTCAACTGGCAGCGGCAGCAGTTTTCCTGGATATCGATTCGGAGATGCAAGAGAAGGGAATATGATGCCACGCAGTAACCCCCATTTCCCTCCCCACCATCCCTACCACAATCTGTCCCCGCAGGCTCCATCAACAAATAAGCTTCAAATGTATCCCCACCCTCGTGGCCCCCCTCATCACCCCCATGATATGAGTGATTGGGTAAAAGCAATGAACAGGCCATCAAAAGAGTTGATGCTGCAGCCTGGTTCTTCTCCAGGAAGACATAAGGTCAGCCAGTCAGAACAGAGACAAAGAATGATCCCACAAACTGACCTCCCCGGTGAACCAACCAAAACTTCACTCCATCATCAGAGTGCTTtctttgatttgaaaatgtgGGAGTCGACACACTCTGGAAGAGAAGGCGCTAGAATGATAGAGGGAGACTCCTTCTACAGAACACAAccgcctcctccacctcctcctcctccccttccccCTCCCGCTCCTGTAGCCTCCCACCTCCCTGTTCCTCCACAAATGACTCATGGCCAAAACGCTGCTGAACCTGAGGTCTCCAGAGGAGTTGTGGAGGAAGCCAAACATCCCTGCCCACCCCCTCCACCCAGCTCCACTAAGCCACCTGCTGACGTGAACTCGACTCAGCCGCAGGTGCAGCGCCAGACTAAAGCCGGGGGTTCTGGAGACACAAATCCGCTAATATTGCGAAGGAGAGTTCGTTCTTTTATCTCTCCCATTCCCGCCAAAAGGCAACTCCAGGCTGCCACAAATTCACATCACTCCCCAGGGGCTCAGTCTGAGTCTAGCCATCACAATGAAGATGACTCATCTAGTTCAGACATCCCATGTCCCCGGCTCTCTTCCCCTCTGCCCGGAGAAAATACCTATTCACAACCTCTATCTCCATCAAGTAGTAACACCAAGGCTTTGCCTTCCAGGAAAGGGCGAGGTTTGAAACTGGAGGCAATAGTGCAGAAAATCACACCAAATATTAAAAAGCCAGCAGGCCATGTTGATGATGAGTCAAATCATTACCCAGGCTTCTCTCACTCAGAAATACCACCGTTTAATGATTCACAGGACCAAGACTTGGCATATTTCCCCAGGGTCGCAGGAGGGGATGATAGCTACATGGATGAAAGTCACTCATTAAACGACATGATTCCCTTCAGAGGAGTTGACGAGACTGGGCCTTTACCTCCGTCTGCCTACCCGTGTGATCCACACCAGACATCTCAAACCATAAAACAAGACTTTGACTTTGGATTAGGGGCCGCTGTGGCATCAGCATCTGGAGACAAGGAGGATTTCGCTCTGCTCGGACCTTtaccccctcctccacctctccctcGCCCGGTCCAGGATTCCCCACCTCCGTCTTCATCTGCCCTGTCAGACATTCAGCATTTCACCAACACCTACCAGCAACTTGAGACAAGAAGGGGAGAGCAGTCTGCTGCTACCCTTCTTCGACAGAAACTTCAAGAATCTGGCATGGGATTTGATGATTATCCTGGCAGTGACTACTATGGAGCAACCCCACCCCACCATAGTCAAGGACACATGCTGAATCGGCAACATCAGATGACTTCTGGACGGTCCAGTCTGTCGCCACAAGATTCTAAGCTATCGGAGAGTTCAGTGCCCAAAGGCTATTTCCCATCTGGCAAGAAGAAGGGCAGGCCTGTAGGGAGTGTGAATAAACAAAAACGGGCCCAAAGCCAAGGCCAAACACAAGGACAGGGCCCGCCTCAAGCCCAGGCTCAGAGCACAGCTCAGAGTGCTCCACCAGCCCCACTCACTCCAACTCCAGCTGCTGCCACAACCCCACCATTGGTGCCGACAACCAGCAGCACACCACCACCTGCAGCACCTCCTCTGACAGAGAACAAAAGCACTCCCCCACTGACCCCACCTATTTTAACCCAGGTAGTGAAAGTGGATGTTGAGAGTGAGGACACACAGCCAGAGATCCAAGTGAAACCTGCGCGAAGGAGACGCAGAGGCGTGAAAGATGAAAATGAGCCACTGGAAGCGAGAGGgcgacagaggaggagaaggagaggtgCAGCAGCACCAACGGCACCACCAGTGGCCAAAGATGACCCAGATACACCTTTAGGGCCAGGAGGGAGCCCTGGCACAAACAGAGTATGCGTGGATCCAAACAGAAAAGGCCCGTTTGTTCCACACATACATGTGGAGAACAAAATACCAGAGATTGGGGCAGTGTGCACCATTGTAAatgcagaggaggagaagatgaaAGGAGAGCGTAGTGCAGTCGGAGCGAAAGCAGGCGGGAGTGGAATTGATTCTCTCCTGACCTCAGCTCTTTCCTCCCAGTTATCTAGGAGAGACAGAGAATCAGAGAAAAGGGAGACAGACGAGGTGGAAACTACACTTCAGTCAGGAAAAGCGCTTCCTTCATCTGGCTTTGTTGTTTCAGGCCCCGTCATTACAGAGACCAATCACTCTGGCCGCCTGCTCTGCTGCCTGTGTCAGAAATGGGCGAATTACAAACACCTCGGAGATCTCTACGGGCCTTTCTATCCAGCTGAATATGCCGCAAAGCTCCCCAAGAACCAGCCCCAGATCCGACAATGTCAGCCGACCACAGGCACAAACAAAACGGGACCAAATTCAGACACGAGCTCAAATGCTGTGAGCGCCAtccaagacacacaaacacaagagtctcagcttacCAAGCCCCCAGCTGAGAGCGACTATGCCATCAGCCTCGATTCAAACCCAGTACCTCTCCCCACTACAGTCAGAACTGCCCCCACAGCTGGTGGAGAGGAAATGATGATGCACATGACTGGCAAGTTCAGCAACacggcctcctcttcctcctcctcctcctcctcctacaccAGTAAAACAACATCCCTAACCTGGGACATGAATCTAGATATCCGGCCTATCCCCATGCTTAAGAGAGAGCCAGACCTTCAGACAGACCAGCCGCAAATCCAgcaacagctgcagcagccaaCAGATGAAGCTCAACAACGACCTCAACACAGAAAGCTGACCTCACACCCACGCTTTAAAAGGAGGCACAAATCTAGTGAGGATTCCCCCAGAATGGTGCCATCCAACAGTAAGGCATCCCTGCCATTCCAGCCCCCTCCGCCCGCCTTGGACTCCCTGGGACCCTTGGCACAACTCGCCCAGCTGCCTCAGATGCCATTGGACCCAGAGGAGCTGTGGGTCCACGAGGGATGTATAGTGTGGACCAGTGGAATCTATCTTGTCAATGGGAGACTGTATGGCCTGCAGGAGGCACTAGATGGTGCCAGAGAAACA TGCTGCTCTTACTGTGAGATGGTCGGCTCAACCCTGGGCTGCTACAGTAAAGGCTGTACACTTCGCTACCACTACCTGTGTGCTATGGAAGCAG ATTGCTCTCTGAACGAAGATAACTATTCACTGCGGTGTCCGAAGCACAAG TTTACCCAGAGCATCCGGCCAGCCAAGTCAGTGTACCTGGAGCAGTCAGAGAGAGGCTGA